A region of the Columba livia isolate bColLiv1 breed racing homer chromosome 23, bColLiv1.pat.W.v2, whole genome shotgun sequence genome:
gcaacaattccttcctcatgtccagcctcaaTCTTCCTCCTTTAGATTagaaccatcaccccttgtttTACCGTAACAGGCCCTCTTCTTCCACCCCAGGTGGGATTTAGCTCTGACTTGGAACCAGGCGGGCAGATAAGCCCATTGTTTTGTGTGGCGGGTGTGTGGGTGCGCTGTTTGGAAGGGTCTCCCCCACCCAGGCCAGGCAGGGTTGTGGTGAGGCTCACCTGAGCTTGGTGTGGCAGTGCTTGCAGCAGAAGCAGGCGTTGTGGAAGACGAATTTATCCGCCACCAGCCGCTCCATGGGGTAGACGGTTTTCTGGCAGGCGGTGCACATCTCCTTCACTTGTGCCTTCAGGCTGAAGGACTGGGCGAGGGGAGAGCAAAGGGAGAGGTGACATGGAAGGAGTTTGGCTCCCACCCTCTTCCCTGCCATCCCGATGGCCATTTGCTTGGCGTGGAGCAGCCCCGTCTCCCCTCGCCCTCCCTGTGCCACCCCACTGATGCTGGGCCATGGACCTTCCATCCTTTCTCCCTTGTTATGAATCAGTAGGATGCAGTAAAATTACAAATACCTTGGAGCGCTGCACCGTGCTGCCTCCTGAGTTGTTCTTTGCCTCCTAAGGagggaagcaggagaaaaaccAAAATGAGAGCCTGGCCGGAGAAACCCGGTGCTGAGTTGTGCTGAAGGAGGAGCGGCAGAGGATTTACAGAGGCAGCTGAGtcgcagggctgtggggcacacGAGCAGCTTCTGAACCCGCTTGCTCAGAGACCGCGACCTCTGTCAGGTCCTCGTGTGCGGTTACTTCTtccaaagagaggaagaaatcaTTTACATCTGGCGTGGTGCAGCCCGACGGGGGCAGATGCTGCTCAGACCCTGTGGCTGCGGGAGGAGCGATGGGGCAGAGAGATCCAAACACGGAGCTGTCTGCATGTCTGTCCCCAAGGTCTCGGAGCAGAGCGCTCCCATCTGCAGCTGCAATAACTCACCTCCTCCCAAACTGCCTCCTCCTTGTCCCCCAGTCCTGTGCCCTCCCCAAGCCGGACCCCACTGGGTCCCAGTTTTAGCTGATGAAAATGCCCCCTTCTTTTTCCAAACAGTCGGGATCAAAGGGTTAAACGCACTTTTAGCAAGCGTGGGCCAGCCAGGACCGCTTTACAGTTTGTCCCCAAGGGCTGGGGCAATGTCACCCCGGAACATCATCACCCGCTGCCTCCACGTCCCCTccgtgctgctgctccagctccgcttgcccagccctgccccatcTCTCTGCCCCAGGCTGATCCTCCATCCCcgttcctcctccttccccatccTTTCTCCTTTGTATTTTTGGAAGCAGTTTGTCTAAGGGCCGCACAGGAAACTCTCACTTCGCTGAGCTGCCTCCTCAGACGTTTCCCAGCTGCTCTCGCTGACCGGGGTCAGGGACGTGATTTTTCCTCTCACTCCCACAAGGCTGGAACATGAAGCCAAAGTCAACAGAGGGACACGGGCGGCGAGGAGGCTCGGGCCGTGTAAAACCAGTTGCGTCCCTCGGCGCTGATAAAACAACCGCAGGTGATCCGCTGGGGCTGGGATTTAATTTAGTGTTTCCAGGCTCAGCTGACCGGAGCGAAGGAAAAGCTGCCTCGTTGGAGCTGGAACGCATCCGTTCCCAAGGCTGCAGGCAAAACCCGCCGCTCGTCACTTCTCGGCAGCCTCCTGGCTCCGATCAGACACACTATCTATTCCATATCTGATATATCCTCCCTTGGGGAAGGGCCGTATCCTGTCCCAGCAGGAGATGTTCTTGAGCCTTTATGTTTTTCCATCTCCAGTCCTGAGGAGCTCGCATGCTCTCGATTGTGATTGCAGAAAGCCAtggaaacacaaacaaacagacgGCAACCGGAGCCGGGAGAGGGTGAGCGGCCCCGTACGGAGCAGAGCCCCGGCGCTGGCGTTACCGTGTGCTCAGCAAACAGCACCTTCTGCTGGAACCTTCCTGCCCCGAGTTTTGGCGTTTGAGTAGCGGTGACTGCGCCTTTGATCACCCCAGCGTGTCAGGTTCGCGATGCAGCTGCTGTACGCAACCCTCCATCCCCCCGAAACAAAACCCGCGTGGAAATTCTCATACGTACATGGGTTGGGGGTGGACTGGCGGGTCCCGTGGCCTGGAACAtgcttccttcccttcctccgtCTGTTTAATCCTGAGCTTGAAGTTTGTGGGCTGATGTTCCCTGGGGAGGTGTCGAAGACAGACCTCTTGCAACACCTGGAAAGGAAATGTCAACAGGGCTGGTTTCATCACCCCGaacccacagctctgcaggagctCAAAGCTGCTTCTGTGGGGTCCGTGTGGCCTCTTTGGCCTGGGGGTTTCTGGAGGGATGATCCCGGAGATACAGGCGCACCAGGCTGGCCCGGGACGCTGCTCGGGTTTGGGAAGCTGGTGGTGATCTGGCACAGTGGGGTgagctgctggggtgggggagCGCTGCTGGAAACGTGAGCAGGAGGTGACGCGCTGGTTCTGCTCCAAACCCACACGTGGAAGGCAATTGCCAGGCTatcataggatagtttgggttggaagggaccttcagaggtcatctagtccagcccccttGCAATAGCCCAACCGTTAGCAGCAAGACTGCGTGTCCCAGCCAGAGCCACCGTAACCACTGAAGCACTGGCGTGGCTGGAGCCATTTTAGTCTCATTTTAGCCCAGAAAAGCCTTGCTGAACAGGGCGGATCGCAGCAGAGCAAGCGATGGGGATTTTGTCTTCCCTGGGGAGCCGGCGTTGCCTTTAGGCTGAGACCAGTAAGCTCTGGCTTCTGATGCGCTGGGTGCTCAGGAGGATGAGTTTAACAGGTCACAGACCAGCTTGAACACAgcagagaagaatgaaaaacaCAGCAGCATTGCAAATCAACCCTTTTGGtaaaaaaacagctgaagaagCACTGGCAGCTCCTCCGGGGTTTTTCCCCATTGCACCTTGCCTTCAAAACACCCATAAAAGGTCAGGCTTGACGAGCCCTGGTTTGCCTGTGCAGGACGGAGACGCGGGGCTGAGCAGGTGATGCGGAGGGAGCAGCAGAGCGGGGAGCAGGAGGGTGGAGGGGAGGCTGCAGGTTTGCAGTGCTGGGGGTCTGCTGGGGGCTGGCAAGTCAGCACCCCCTCGCTTCGGTCTGGGCGCTTTCCTCTTGTCCTCATCATGTCACCCCAAAAACTTTCCTGCTGCCCAAGGGGAGACCTGAGAAAGCCCCGGGGCAGGAGATGCACCAGGGTAAGGGGCTTGGGACAGGGATGTCCCCGCAGTGCCCAGTCTCACGGTGACATTTGCAAACGTGCCCCGGGTTTTGGGGGTTCTTAAAAGTCCCAACGCCCGGCAGCTGACGCCAGGCTTGCGTTGTGCCCAGCAAAGCACCCGAAATCGGCGGCTGCTTTCGCGTCCTGAGCAGAGGGGGGTGAGCTGGGGTTCCCCTCGCAGCCAGGGGGGCCTGGACGGCCCTCGTCACAAACACTTTGCAGCCTCGTCTGAGAATACGGCTCCGATTTTACCCAAATCATTTCCCGTCCCCGCTGCGGTTTGCTTGTTATTTCCTGCTCGCCGAGCGGGCGggtggcagctgcagagccggacgaggagcagccccagggctgcgtGACCCGAGCCCACGGCTCCTCTTTGCCCCTGTTCCCGGGGACAGAACCTTCTCCGTCACGTCCCCAGGGTCTGTACGGTGCCCGCACCCCGGGGGAACCTGCAAAACCCAGGAAAGCTGGTGCCCCACCCCATGCAGATGCACAACCCTCCTCCGTTTCACCTGCCTTTCACCTGCTCCCCTGCCTTTGCCACAAACATTTCTCCACCCCTGGTTTCCATTCCTCTTCCCTCGCAGCTCAtcttcctcccctgccccagccacCTGCTTCCCCTGgtttctccatcatcttcctctTGCCCTTCCACATGAGCACACGCTCCCTGGTTCCTTCCACCTCCTGcttgttcttttgcttctctgaTCCCCAAGCCCTCTTCCCTTTAGTCCCATCCCGCTTATCCCACCCCGTGGCTTGATGTTctccctccagccccatcctccagctctccttcctcttcacatcctcctcctccatccctgtGTGCACATACCCCGCTCCCAGCCGTCGTTTGGGACGCGAGGTCTCCTCGCTGTAGCTGTGCGAGTACAAGTTGCAAAACGTCCTTCCTGCCGAAGGGCAGGAGGCGAGAGGAGAAATCTCAAAGGGGAAGGGTGTGCTGGGGCGATAAGAGAAACAGAACCGGTGAGAAACCGCGGGAGGGTTTCCAGGAGGCTCCCAGCCCCTGTCACCGCTCTTCCAAGGAGGCGTTAGTCTGCACAGGGTGGGATGCGAGCCCGGGGCCTCCAGGAGTCGAGAAACCCCAGTGGCAATAAGATTTGCTTAAGGACACGCTGCCACGTCGGTGTTACGAAGCCTTTACAATTGCCAGGGCAAACCTCCATTGCGCGGGGGGTCTCACTGGTCTGGGGAGCACAGAGGACCTATGTGACACAGCTGGAAAGCCACGTCTCCGCGGTGGAGGCTGGCACCGTAACTGCTAGACCTGGCTTTTCCAAACCTCTGTTCTCTAAGGAACATGGGTACGCAGCTCAGGGAGAGCAGGACTGAGGATTGTCCTCTCCTGGTCACTCAGGCAGCGATTTCAGGGCTCTGACTCAGGATGAGGTGAGAACCCCTTTGCCTCTACAGCCCCTGTTCGTCATAATCCTCCCGGGACCATCTGATGGCTGGTGTGGAAAACAAACCCAGCACCTTTCCTCCTGCGCTTGTTccag
Encoded here:
- the LIMD2 gene encoding LIM domain-containing protein 2 is translated as MFQATGPASPPPTHEAKNNSGGSTVQRSKSFSLKAQVKEMCTACQKTVYPMERLVADKFVFHNACFCCKHCHTKLSLGSYAALHGEFYCKPHFQQLFKSKGNYDEGFGRRQHKELWVHKEVESGTKTA